From the genome of Biomphalaria glabrata chromosome 17, xgBioGlab47.1, whole genome shotgun sequence, one region includes:
- the LOC129923683 gene encoding dermatopontin-like: MPTAHVNIFLLGLALVHGYVNEFDRPFSFKCGENKIISHLSSVHDNRFEDRVFDIFCRSVSFTRNCAQSDYVNDFRKPINFVCPSKKFLTGIESYHKNEFEDRRFRFTCCTASESPGGCNTTSYLNEYDSEMTFSLPQGQGIRGLRSSFNRYYHDRRWRLTLCKL; this comes from the exons ATGCCCACTGCCCACGTAAACATCTTCTTACTGGGACTTGCCCTGGTCCACGGCTACGTCAACGAATTTGACAGACCATTTTCTTTCAAGTGTGGTGAGAACAAGATCATCAGTCATCTTTCTAGCGTCCATGACAACCGCTTCGAGGACAGGGTGTTTGACATTTTTTGCCGAAGCGTATCTTTCACTAGAAATTGTGCACAATCAG ATTACGTCAACGACTTTAGGAAGCCCATCAACTTTGTGTGTCCTTCAAAAAAATTCCTAACGGGCATAGAGAGCTACCACAAGAACGAGTTTGAAGATCGAAGGTTCAGGTTCACCTGCTGCACTGCAAGCGAGAGTCCTGGTGGCTGCAACACCACCAGCTACCTCAACGAGTATGACAGTGAGATGACGTTCAGTTTACCGCAGGGTCAAGGCATCAGGGGTTTGCGGAGCTCATTTAATCGTTACTACCACGACAGACGCTGGAGATTAACTCTATGCAAACTGTAA
- the LOC106072688 gene encoding biogenesis of lysosome-related organelles complex 1 subunit 5-like: MTCEIVFRDVTEIYSRLFNHRAALQGLTNSFVKEFEEKRGDREIISLSRVLELVTDSRDRALPTTIDSLECNVDNFKDSVNKTLKLCQEIIKDSEDKKSEWLESQRRSREQQWNEFMAAQVTRSARVDSDFKNKVDALANHYADLEEKLKESTSKVL; encoded by the exons ATGACTTGTGAAATTGTTTTTAGAG aTGTAACTGAGATATACTCAAGACTTTTTAATCATCGTGCTGCACTTCAGGGACTTACCAACAGCTTTGTGAAAGAGTTTGAG GAAAAAAGAGGTGATCGGGAGATAATATCATTGTCAAGAGTCTTAGAGTTAGTCACAGACAGTAGAGATCGAGCTCTGCCAACCACAATTGACAGCCTTGAGTGCAACGTTGATAATTTTAAGGATTCAG tgaacaaaactttgaaACTTTGTCAGGAGATAATAAAAGACTCAGAAGATAAAAAG tcCGAATGGTTGGAATCACAGAGGCGTAGCAGAGAGCAACAATGGAATGAGTTCATGGCTGCGCAGGTCACCAGAAGTGCACGAGTTgattcagattttaaaaataaagtagatgCCTTAGCCAATCACTATGCTGATCTGGAAGAGAAACTGAAAGAGAGTACCAGTAAAGTTCTTTAA
- the LOC106072687 gene encoding uncharacterized protein LOC106072687, which yields MIKPVILCLTALVSLSLGHVCLVSPQQRGDWNNVNSAASPDCALTTGPCGGRTQDFSSATALVAGKSVTVTIQKNNNHYNAANPGYFTISLGATEATVKEVKRIPDTSDPSLSLYSATVNVPSTTGHMILQVTYVTNTTPTFYQCSDVLIVASPDTITVG from the exons ATGATTAAACCAGTAATCCTTTGCTTGACCGCTTTGGTCAGCCTCTCACTAGGACACGTATGTCTTGTGTCACCACAACAGAGAGGCGATTGGAATAATGTTAACTCTGCAG CCTCCCCTGATTGTGCATTGACCACTGGGCCATGCGGTGGACGTACTCAAGACTTTTCCTCTGCAACCGCTTTAGT GGCAGGGAAAAGCGTGACAGTGACTATACAGAAGAACAATAACCATTACAACGCTGCCAACCCG GGCTATTTTACAATCTCACTGGGCGCCACTGAAGCTACAGTGAAAGAAGTCAAAAGAATTCCAGACACAAGTGACCCTTCACTTTCACTCTACTCCGCTACTGTGAATGTTCCTTCAAC AACTGGTCACATGATTCTGCAAGTAACTTATGTAACCAACACAACACCAACATTTTACCAGTGCAGCGATGTTCTGATTGTTGCTTCTCCAGACACTATTACTGTTGGATAG